GCAGTTCGAAAGGGCCAACTAAGGGGAGGGACGCAGCATGAAGCCACGCACGCTACGCAACGCTATTTCCATCGCTTTGCTCGTGGCCGTCACCGGTACCAGCGAGTGGGCCATGGCCCAGGACACCACGACAGACACGGCCACGCAGGGCAGGGCGCCGGTGACCAAGGCGCCCGCCAAGACGCCACCGAAAAAAGCGACCGACAAGTCCGCCGCACCAGCGGCCACCAACCTGCAGACCGTGACCGTCACCGGCACACGCATCCGCGGCGGCACCACGCCATCGCCCGTCATCACCATCGGCAGCGAGCAGATCCAGCAGGAAGGTTTCACCGATCTCGGCGAAGTGATCCGCAGCGTGCCGCAGAACTTTACTGGCGGGCAGAACCCGGGCGTGACCGGCGCTACAGGGGGCTTCGGCAATCAGAATTTCACCGGCGGCTCCGCTTTGAACCTGCGTGGGCTGGGCGCCGACGCATCGTTGACGCTGCTCAACGGGCGCCGCCTGGCCTATGACGGGTTTTCCCAGGCCGTGGATATCAGCGCCATCCCGGTGGAGGCTGTCGAGCGCCTGGAAATCGTCCCCGACGGTGCGTCGGCTATCTACGGCTCGGATGCGGTGGGTGGGGTGGCCAATGTGATCCTCAAGCGCGACTTCGATGGGGTGACCGTGGGAGCGCGCTACGGTGGCGCGACCGGGGGCGGACTGGCGACGCGGGAGTACACCGCGACCGCCGGCACCACTTGGGCGAGCGGTGGGTTGATCGCAACGTTAAAGGATGCCGATGCCGGTCCCATCTACGCGCGTCAGCGCAGTTACACCAAGTATCTGAGTGACCCGTACACGATCTACAACGGCAGCGATTCGCGTAGTGGCCTTGTCAGCGTCCATCAGTCGATGGGCGATGTGGCTGAACTGAGGCTTGACGCGCTCGGGACGAAGCGCGGCATGACGGGAGATACTCCCATTCGGGCGGACTCCTACTATCGCTACACACCGGATACGTCGATTGGGTTGGTTTCGCCAAGTATCGAGTTCTTTCTTCGAAACGACTGGTCCATCACTTTCGGTGGAACGTACGGGAAGGACGATACTGTCGATGAGTACCATGTCGTGTCGGCGGCGGGGAGCCGCCTTGACACTCAGACCTGGTACCGCAACAAGAGCCGTTCCTGGGAGATCGGCGCCGAAGGACCGCTGTTTCCGGTCGGGGAAGGGGAGGCGCGCCTGGCTGTCGGTGCCGGGTCGCGGACAAACGAATTCAGGGTCGTGCCAAAGGTTTCCGGCAGCCCTTACGGCGGCGACGAGCGGGCCCGGTTTGCCTACGCCGAGCTGGACGTTCCGTTCGTTTCGCCTTCCTCGGGTGTCCCGGGCGTCCATCGCCTGGAATTCAGTGCGGCGATGCGTGGCGAGGACTATGCCAGTTTTGGCCGGGTGGCCACGCCGAAATTCGGAGTGATCTACGATCCTGCCGCCGACCTCACGCTCAAGGCCTCTTGGGGAAAGTCGTTCAAAGCACCGCTGCTGTATCAGCGCTACGCCGACAAAACCGTCTATCTGTGGAGCGCCTCCATGGTGGGCGCGGGCGGCAGCCCCGCCGATGCCACCGCCCTGATGTCCGTTGGCGGCAACCGCGACCTGCAGGCCGAGCGGGCACGGACTTGGAATGCCTCGTTGGCACTGCATCCGGAAGCCCTGCCGGGGTTGGAGGCCGAACTGACCTGGTTCGACATCGACTACATGGACCGGGTGGCCAATCCGGTCATCTACCAGCAGGCGCTGAGCGACCCGGCCTATGCGGACTCGGACTTTGTGGATCGGTCGCCGACGCCCGAGCGGATTCAGGAGTTTTTCGCGGTTTACGGTGCCGCCTTCTACAACTATTCCGGCAGGGTCTACGACCCGAGCAAGGTGGTGGCGATTATCCATGACGAGTACGTGAACGCAGCACGGCAGCGGATCAAGGGCTTCGATCTGTCAGGTTCGTACCGCTTCGGTCTTGGCAGCGGTCAGCTGACAGTGCGCGGATCGGCCAGTTGGCTCGATAGTGCGCAGACAACCAGTGTCGGCCAGCCCGAGCAAACACTCGCCGGTACCGTGTTCAATCCGGCCAAGCTCAAGGGTCGTGTCGGTGCGGTTTGGGTCTCGGGGGGCTTCAGCGCGTCGGGCTTCGTCAACTACACCGGTGGGGTAACCAACCGCCTCCCGACGGTGACGCAGAAGACCGCGTCGTTCACCACGGTGGACACCACGCTCAATTACGACATCGGTAAGCGCGCCGGCGCCTTGTCGGGGCTAACGCTCGGGTTGTCGGTGCAGAACCTGCTGAATCGCATGCCTCCGCTTTATACCGCGCTGTATGCGACATACGTGCCGTACGACGCTACCAACTACTCGGCAATCGGACGCTTCGTCAGCGTTTCGGTTTCCAAGCACTGGTAGGAGGGGACATGGAACTTTTCCATCAATCGGCCGCGTGGGCGGCCGTGACGGCACGCATGTGTCTGGATTTTTCGACCAGGAAGCACAGCACATATTGGATTTTGACGCTTGCACTTGTCGTACTTGGCATGACTGTCGTCGGGCCGTTGCACGCGGAGACGATTTCGCCGCGACGCCTACTGGAGGTGACCGACCTGGGCAATCCGGTGATCTCGCACGATGGGCGGTATGTGGCATTCCGGACCGAGCGGGCCTCAATCGAACGCAATACCTACGACACCACGTGGTGCGTACAGGCCGTGGACGGGAAATCTCCACCTCTCCGTGTAGCGGATGGAGGCCTGCCGTTGCGCCAGTACGACACCGGAGGCGTGCTGCCATCACCGGCTGCCTGGTCGCCGGATGGAAAGTGGATCTACTATCGTGCCCGTCTCAATGGCCGGGTCTCCGTCTGGCGCGCAGCAGCGAACGGGTCAGGGACTCGCGCGGTGACGTCCGATCTGGCGGACGTTCGGGACTTCACGCTGAGCAATGATGGTGAAACGCTGATGTACAGCGTTGGCCCGACGCGGAAAGAAGTCGTCGCCGCGGAAGAGTTCGAATATGACCGCGGCATCCGCATCGACGACACGGTGAATGTTGCCGCCGGGTTGTTCCGATCGAGCAGGCTCGATGGGCGACCGGCTACACAACGGTTCCAGGGAGCTTGGTTCTCGATGGGGCCATTGCTGGCGAAGGTGCCGGATCGTTGGAAAGCCGTCGACCTGGCAACGATGACAACCCGGGACCTGTCCATACCAGAGTTGCCGGCGCGCCCACTGATGCCGGCCGATCTTTCGCCCAATCTGCCGGCAGCGCCGATCAAGAACATGGACGGCCTGCGCTACGAGATAGTCCGGAATCCAGATGATGGACGCATCGCGGTGCTGTTGCCTGGACACAAGGACAAGGGAATGGCGATGGGTCGGTATGTCGAGCTGGCTATGTTGCCGGACAGGCATGCCTCGCATCCGGTCTACTGTACGGCCAAGCTGTGCCGCCACAAAGAGATCATGGACATCCAGTGGCGGCCGGGGAGCGACGACGTCCTGTTCACCATCGACGATTATGACAAGGGACATGCGCAATCCATTTACGGATGGAATGTCGTAACGGGTGTCGTGCGGCCCATCGTGCTTTCCCATGGGCTTATCAGCGGAAGCCAGCGCTACTGGGATATTCCCTGCGCACTGTCGTCCGACGCGTTGGTGTGTGTGGCTGCGGAAGCCGATCATCCGCCGCGTCTCGAGGCGATTGATGTTGAGAGCGGCCATCGACGGGTCTTGTTCGCGCCGAACGAGGGATTGGGGGCGGATATCGCGGCTACGGTGCCGGCAAAGTTGATCCGCTGGAAGGACGCACAGGGACGGGAGTTCACCGGCCAGCTTTTTGAAGCGCGCGGAACAGGCGCCGGCCATCCGCCACCGTTGTTCGTCACGTTCTACAGCTGTGATGGATTTTTGCGCGGTGGGCTGGGTAATGAGTGGCCGCTTGCCACACTGGCCGAGGATGGGATCTCGGCGCTATGCATCAACGCCATCTCGGGTCTTGGCCTTGGCATCGTGGCGCACTACGACCAGGGGCGCGCGGCCGTCGAGAGCGTTGTGAAGCTCCTATCCGCCGAAGGGCGCATTGATCGCACACGTGTCGGCATGGGTGGGCTTAGCTATGGCAGCGAGGCGACACTGTGGACGCTGGAACATTCGGATGTGGTGAGTGCTGCATCCGTCAGCAGTAGTTCGGTGACGCCAACCTATTATCTCTTCAACAGTCTGCGGGATGCCTTCCGTTCCACTCTTCGGAAAAGTTGGCAGCTCGGCGCGCCAGACGAGACGCCCGAACAGTGGAGGAAAATCTCGCCCGCGTATCAGATCGGCAGGATCAAGGCGCCGATCCTGTTCCAGATGATCGAGCAGGAGTATCGAATGGCCTTGGACTACGCACTACCGTTGGAGCGCAGACACCAGGCGGATATCTATGTGTTCCCCGACGAGCCCCATATCAAGTTCCAGCCAAAGCACAAGCTGGCGGTTTACGAACGCAACGTCGATTGGTTTCGCTTCTGGCTGCAGGGGTATAAAGACCCGGATCCGGACAAGGCTGGGCAGTACCGCATTTGGCGTGAAATGAAGAACGCCGCAAAACATCGTTTTGGTACGGACTCTCACGATGGATCGTAATCTTGTTGACGCGCCCAGTTCTCGGCCGCGCACAGGTCGAAGATGCGAAGAAACGACAGGTCCCGGGGCGCAAGGTCCTTGGCGAAGAAATTCGCCAATGCGGAGT
This window of the Rhodanobacter soli genome carries:
- a CDS encoding TonB-dependent receptor — translated: MKPRTLRNAISIALLVAVTGTSEWAMAQDTTTDTATQGRAPVTKAPAKTPPKKATDKSAAPAATNLQTVTVTGTRIRGGTTPSPVITIGSEQIQQEGFTDLGEVIRSVPQNFTGGQNPGVTGATGGFGNQNFTGGSALNLRGLGADASLTLLNGRRLAYDGFSQAVDISAIPVEAVERLEIVPDGASAIYGSDAVGGVANVILKRDFDGVTVGARYGGATGGGLATREYTATAGTTWASGGLIATLKDADAGPIYARQRSYTKYLSDPYTIYNGSDSRSGLVSVHQSMGDVAELRLDALGTKRGMTGDTPIRADSYYRYTPDTSIGLVSPSIEFFLRNDWSITFGGTYGKDDTVDEYHVVSAAGSRLDTQTWYRNKSRSWEIGAEGPLFPVGEGEARLAVGAGSRTNEFRVVPKVSGSPYGGDERARFAYAELDVPFVSPSSGVPGVHRLEFSAAMRGEDYASFGRVATPKFGVIYDPAADLTLKASWGKSFKAPLLYQRYADKTVYLWSASMVGAGGSPADATALMSVGGNRDLQAERARTWNASLALHPEALPGLEAELTWFDIDYMDRVANPVIYQQALSDPAYADSDFVDRSPTPERIQEFFAVYGAAFYNYSGRVYDPSKVVAIIHDEYVNAARQRIKGFDLSGSYRFGLGSGQLTVRGSASWLDSAQTTSVGQPEQTLAGTVFNPAKLKGRVGAVWVSGGFSASGFVNYTGGVTNRLPTVTQKTASFTTVDTTLNYDIGKRAGALSGLTLGLSVQNLLNRMPPLYTALYATYVPYDATNYSAIGRFVSVSVSKHW
- a CDS encoding Atxe2 family lasso peptide isopeptidase, encoding MELFHQSAAWAAVTARMCLDFSTRKHSTYWILTLALVVLGMTVVGPLHAETISPRRLLEVTDLGNPVISHDGRYVAFRTERASIERNTYDTTWCVQAVDGKSPPLRVADGGLPLRQYDTGGVLPSPAAWSPDGKWIYYRARLNGRVSVWRAAANGSGTRAVTSDLADVRDFTLSNDGETLMYSVGPTRKEVVAAEEFEYDRGIRIDDTVNVAAGLFRSSRLDGRPATQRFQGAWFSMGPLLAKVPDRWKAVDLATMTTRDLSIPELPARPLMPADLSPNLPAAPIKNMDGLRYEIVRNPDDGRIAVLLPGHKDKGMAMGRYVELAMLPDRHASHPVYCTAKLCRHKEIMDIQWRPGSDDVLFTIDDYDKGHAQSIYGWNVVTGVVRPIVLSHGLISGSQRYWDIPCALSSDALVCVAAEADHPPRLEAIDVESGHRRVLFAPNEGLGADIAATVPAKLIRWKDAQGREFTGQLFEARGTGAGHPPPLFVTFYSCDGFLRGGLGNEWPLATLAEDGISALCINAISGLGLGIVAHYDQGRAAVESVVKLLSAEGRIDRTRVGMGGLSYGSEATLWTLEHSDVVSAASVSSSSVTPTYYLFNSLRDAFRSTLRKSWQLGAPDETPEQWRKISPAYQIGRIKAPILFQMIEQEYRMALDYALPLERRHQADIYVFPDEPHIKFQPKHKLAVYERNVDWFRFWLQGYKDPDPDKAGQYRIWREMKNAAKHRFGTDSHDGS